In the bacterium genome, ACCGGATAATTGCCGAGATAATCAAACTCCTGCTTTGAAGGGACATAAAGCCAATAGTCTGCGTAGGTATTGGCGGTACCGAGGCTGGTAGCAAAGAGGAGATCGTTATAACCGTCGAAGTTGATATCAGCGGTGCCGATAAAGACTTCGTCGTTCTTCCCTACAGGAGTCATATCATGAACTGCCAGAACCTGTGTCCAGCCAGGTTTATCGTCCCTGGATACCTGGAGTGACTCGACCACTCGCCGGTCATCCGGCAAATTTTTGAGTTTGAAGCGAACAGCAAAGGGATCCAGCCTCTGTGCGATCTTGAACCTGCAAGGGTCGCAGCTTACAGTCAGCAGGTTTTCAGAGGGCGGGGCAACAGTGTTTTTTTCCCCACAGGCTTGAAAGGAACCGATACAAAGCAGGAAGCATATCAGAGCGCACAGCGGTTTACCTACTGCCTGACTGATGCGCATCATCATGGGGCTACCTCACTGAGAAAGAATTTGGCCCTGGCAAGTTTCGCCTTACGGTCCTCCAAACCAATATAACCACCGTTGACTGCTTTTGTCACTGCCATAATATCATCTCTATCCGCCAGTGAATTCAGATTATTTTTCACCCAGAACCAGCAGGAAACGTCCACGGCGGTATAGGGATCTGCGGCAAGCAGCTTGGCGTTGTCATCCGTTGTGTAATCAATACCCCTTGCGTCGCCATACTTTTTATAATTGAAACGACCCGTGAGCTGGATCAGTCCGCGGCCTTTAAACCGCTTTCCATCTCCCGGCTGAGTGTTCCCGAGGTCAAGCCGGCCTTCGTAAGCTTCACCGCTTGCGACTTCCTCACTATATCTGAGGTCCCCGCTTTCATGTGCGATCTGTGCAAGAAAGTGCGCCCTGCGCAATGGTGTGGTAATTTGGCTTTCAATCATTTTCAGGTTCAGCGCATTGTAATATCTGGCGATATTAACAGAGGTTGCACGAATCACGATCCCTCTGAGCTTCGCTTCGGAAAAATGAGACGGCATGCCTTTCCGCAGATGCCGCAGCGTCGTACCGTCTGGCTCTATGCGTCCATCTGGCTTGGCCATGCGTACAACGCGGCGCTGAAACTCTTCAATCGCATTAATCGTGTGGCTGCCGATCAGCCCATCCTCGACAAGGGGACGTAAGGGGATAAGTTTATCGATATTCAGATTAAGAATAATCTGAACTGTCTTGACGTCGTCTTTATTGTTGACGCCATTTCGTCCGACTGATTTGGATATGCACATGATCACTCCTTTCGAACCTCATGTAGTTCATGACCTGAGCGGATACCCTGCATAAATCAAGGTATTCCCTTCTCCTGGAAATTATACCTGATTAGTGCTTTCACTACAAGGATATATCTTGCTTATTTGTCATCTTCATTACTCGACCAGCCATGCAGCCCGTGAACCAACGGCGTGTTTATCGCCTGCCTGCCCTGAAACTAACGCTTATGGTGATGGTTGAGAAAGGAGGCAGGTTTGATTGCAAAACCCACACCTGCGATTTTTCCCCTGCCGTGTCGAACGAAACCTCGACTGCCAGAAGGTGCCTGTCTGCTTGTGTGCACTTGCCGTCAAATCCGGCAGGGCTGGCCATGATTTCATAGGATTCCAACCCATCGGGAAAGAAGAAGATCAGGATACCGCTCTGGTGATGAGCAAGGGGGTTCAGAAGCACCGTGAGCCTTTCATCCGCTCTCAATCCATGCATGGTACGATCATACCTCAGCCCGGCTAGTTCGATGGCCCCTTGAGTAAAATGGATATGACTTGCAAGGAGAAAGGGAGTTTTTCGGTCCTTTCGGATGCCAAGGAGCCTGCAACCATGAGGAGGGATGGTCGGAAGACTCAATCCCTGCTCGAACCGGCCACGGTAGGTTTCCTGCCAGAAGTCGCAGGCATGGTAGAGATGACCGGGGCCGGTTGCCAGTCCCAGATGGCCAAGGTCAAGCTCCAGTGTCTCCTCCGTTTCTTTCCAGTTGAACAGGCCGACCACGTGCCAGCAATCGAAGCCGGTTTTCACCGCAAGGTCAAGCAGCCGGGGCGGTCTCAGCGGTCCGCTGTGCGGTCCGAAGAGATCGCGGGGCAGTGCAGCCTGTCCGTACGGAGGGATAAGCCGGGAGAGGATATTCCGCCTGCCCTCATCGGTGATAATATCAGCCATCCTGTCTCCCAGTGACAGCAGCCCGCCTGACAGAGCAGCGGCAGTGCATAAGGACAGCACCTCATCAGAAGTCAGATGCGGATCATTGACGCGCATGATCAGAGAATCAGGGTCATTGATCCACAATCCCCGGAAGATAAAGGAGCGGATCATACTGTTTCGGATTGCATTCCCGGCTGCCGGTGCGCTTCGCTCCGGGTTTTCCCAGCCGGTACTCACGTCCGGGCCGATGCGCATGGCCTCGACCAGACCGGCTGATGGTGCAAGCGGCGCACCGCAGGCGATAATGAAAGTATCATCACCCGCTGCCCGGCGGATGATTGAAAGGCCCTGGCGAAAAGCCCCGGCCCTGGTTGCCGTGGGATCGGAAAACCGGCCAGGCAGGGCAGCGCTGGAGAGAAAGTCCAGCTTGAGCAGGCGAAAGCCAAAGTCGCGCGTCACGGTTTCGATCAGGCTGCAGAGCCAGTCCCGCACTTGCGGGTGCGTGGGATCGAGGCCATAGAGCTGGTCATCCCAATTGCGGCCAGCCGAAACTGGGCAGCCATTCCGGTCGCGGATCAGCCAGTGCGGGTGCTGGCGAAAAAGGTCCGATTTTTCCTGCACCAGAAAAGGGGCCAGCCACAGGCCGGGCCACAGGCCCGCCTCGCGAATCTTTCCGGCCAGATATTTCAATCCGCCGGGGAATTTTTCCTCATCCGCCTCCCAATCGCCAATCGCCCGCTGGTAGCCATCGTCAATCTGGAAGTAGTCGAGGGGAAAACTTTTGCGGTGTCCGGCCAGATAAGCCAGATTTTCAAGGATAATCCGCTCGCTGATGTCCCGAAAGCAGCAGGACCACGAGCACCAGCCCACCGGCACCCGCCTGCCGGGTGAAAGCTTCCGGCAGACCCGGCTGCCACGACCGATCCGGCTGATGCCCGTCTCCCGCCGGGCCATTTTTGCCCAGGCATCCAGCCCGTCCAGAGGATTGCCGTGGCAGCCGACCATCAGCTTCTCGGACCGGAGAGTTTTTCCCGGCTCGAGCAGGATGCCGTCAGCCATTGACCGGGTCAGGAAAAAGCGCGGATTGCTCCGCTCGCCAAAGGCGCACTCGATATGGGCCAGTTGATCTTTGCCGGTTACAAACCCGACAGTCAGTGCCTGCCCGCTTTCTGCATCGACCACCGCACTGAGCCACTCGCTGATGAAGTGGCCAGGCAGCCGGGGCAGATACTCCATCGGCCAGGCATGATTGTAGCCGAGCAGCAATTGATTGCTGTTGACTGGCCGGATGGCTTCATCATGCATGCCAAGCACATAGGCCGGGCTCCAGGACTGAAAGCCATTGCACAGGCAGCGCCAGTTTCGGACCGGAATTTCGGGCAGCAGCTCTCCTCCCCGGTCACTGGAAAGGGCCAGGGGCGAAAACCAATCCACTGGCATTGGCCTGTCGGTGTGGTTGATCAGAGAAAGCTGCAGAGTGATGAGCGGATGATCGAGGTAGCGGGTGATCTGCCAGTGAAGAACCAGACCTGCATCGTCAAGGGCCAGGGTAGTCCGCATGCCCCGGCCGCCGAGGTCGTAGACCTCTGCCTGGCTTTCCAGGCAGATCCTGGAGCCGCCAGCGGTCGTGAGAATCTGTCCCTGCCCTCCCCGGCTGAAGGCTGCCGCGCCAAAGATGCCTTTCATCAGGAGCATGGTTTGGCCCTGCCCCTGGCCGCAGGCAGTAAGGTTAACCATACCGGCCTGAAGGTCCATGCCGAGAGACAGAGAAGTACCCTTGAGACTAATGGGGCTTTGTCCTCTCCTCATATTCCTCCAAGACATGCCTGAGAACATCTCTATTCAGTGCAGGTTCTTAAGCTCTTTTTCGGATATGCCGGTAGAATTCTTGATAAAATATCTCTCTTGGGCATTGACTTTGAAAATGTTTTCTGATAAGGTTTGCTCCATCTTATAGGTGACTTATATTTTCAGATAACGAAAACGGTGCCAGAATCCATGACCAGAGAACAGAAGCAAAAGAGCAATGCCACACACCATGAAATAAGTCATATCTTCTTCCTTTTTATCCTATTTTTCCACCTGTTCCTCTCATTACCTGCCGTTCAGTCCCAGGATGACCCCAATACTTCAGCTCCCGGCCAGGAACCGGCAGTCCAGACTCAGGAAGACCCGAACGCTCTTGCTCCTAACCGGGAAGTGGAGCTGGTGGGCAGGATCTATGGCTTTTCCCGGCAAGATGCACATTCTGGCAGAGACATTCAGGATACCGCGCAGGCAGGCGGCACTCCGGTCTTCATAGCCCAAAATTCAAAGGGGAACCTGTACGTGACCTACACCGGCCAGAAGCAGGAGGTTCAGGTCTTTGACCAGGCTGGCAAGTTTCTGTTCAGGTTCGGGGAGCGGGGGGATACGGAACAGAAGTTTTCCTCGTATATTTGCGGCCTGGCCATTAACAGCCGGGATGAAGTCTATGTATGTGATGTCTTGAAAAGAAAAATCCTGGTCTTTGATGCTCAGGGCAAATTTCTCTTCTCGTTCTCTTCAGTCCAGGGGCTTGCCAAAGAGGATAAGAACCAGGATACCACCCCTTCGCATATTGCCATTGATGCCAGGGACAGGGTTTACATCAGTGATACGGCCAATGGCCATGTCTGGGTCCACGATGCACGGGGCAAATACCTTTTCCCGCTCGGTGGACCTGAACAGGACCGGTTCCCTACTGCCGCTCATATCCGCTTCGATAAGCAGGGACGCATCTATATCCTCGAAGGACTGGCAAACAGGATTCAGGTCTGTGATCCAAAGGGCAATTCCCTCTTCACCATCGGGAAAACCGGCTCGCGGGCAGGGCAGTTCCTCCGGATTTCCGGGCTGGCCATCGACAGCCAGACCAGAATCTATGTCACCGATATCGTTCTATCAGCAGTTCAGGTATTTGATTCGAAAGGAGAATTCCTGGGGGTAATCAAGCAGATACCTGACAGGGAGGAGAGTCAAAAGCATTTTCATGGCCTGGCTCATATCCTCATCGGTCAAAAGGACCTGATTTATCTTATCGAGCTTCCCTTCCATCGGCTGACGGTCATACGGGATAAGCAATAAGCAGCTCCTGCTGTTGCGCCGCACACCATCCTCACCCGGCCTCACCCGGCTCTGATCCCTGGCAAAGATTTTACTTGTCTGCAATTTGTTGCATATATTGGATATATCAGGGAATAGAACAGCCGGAAAATTCAGGGAATCCGATCGCCTTTATCCTGAAATCATTGTTGGGCACCCTATGGTATGTTTTTTGCATATTTCTCAATAAGCCAGGGAAAAAAACAATCTAACGGGGGGACCCCCGGGACCGGGAGTGTAGAGGGAATGCGCAGGACAATGAAAACTATGCTCATGAAAAAGAACATTGAACACATTGGATATATGATCACTATCCTCACGACCGCTATCCTCAGCCTGATCAGCCTGGCTGTTTTTCCGGCTCTCGATGCTCTGGCTCAACCCCCCCCGGCTACATCCGCTGATACAGTTGCCGTTGGCCGGAAGGTGCGATGTCTTGGCACCATTTACAGTGTCGATGAGCAGGGGAAGCCGAATCTCAAAGATGGTCTTCCAAAGGGAATCGCTCTTGACGAGGCCGGAAAGCTCTTTGCTGTCTTTCTGGACAGGACCGAAGTTCAGGTCTTTAATGCCCAGGGAAAATTCCTCTACCGGTTCGGAAAGAAGGGAACAGGGCCGGGTGCTTTTGTGCTTCCCATGAGTATCGAAGTTGCCGGCAATGGGACGGTTCTGGTATTGGACCCGGAGTTAAAAAAAGTGCTGGCTTTCTCAAACAAGGGAGAGTTTCAATCCGAATTCAGCTTTGCCGAAAGCAAAGGGCCGCATGACAAAGAGCCGGTGCGCTGTACCAAGATGGGCCTGGACCGGCGGAATGATGTGCTCTATCTTTCGGACAGTGCCAATGCCAATATCAAACTCTTTAACCTTAAAGGAGATTTTCTCGGTCTTTTCCCTCTGGACAGGGCAAAAGCGGTAGCTGCCCCTGGCAAAACTTCATTTGATTCACAGGGGCGCATCTATATCATCGATTCCATCAATGGCTGGGTTCAAGTCTACAGCAGCCAGAAAAAATTACTGCTCTCTTTCGGAGAACTGGGAGCCCGGCTGGGCAACCTGGCCAGGCCCGTTGCCGTCTCGGTGAACAGCCAGGGAAATATTTATGTCCTCGACCGGCTGCTTTCAGTTATCCAGATTTTCGACCCCAGTGGCCGGGTTATTGACCTGATTAAAGATACGGATGTTCCCGACGGCCTGAATTCGGCGGAACCGTTCGATATGGTCATGGACGCCCAGGGAACAATTTATGTATCGCTTCAGGGCCCGCACTGCATCAAGGTATTGAAGGATTCAGGAGAAAGACGCAGATGAAAGGAAGGGTTTGTCATCTTTGGGCTTTGTTCGGCATCTTGGCTGTATCCATCCTCTTCAGCTTTTCGGTTCTGCTGACTGGCCAGCCGGGAATTGCCCGCGGTCAGGCCGAAACCGGAGCCGAAGATGACTACCTGGAATCAAGCGGAGCGGAGGAAGGAAACGATACCTTCTCCCAGGCCACAGTTCTTGGCCCCGGCTTGTATGAAGGGCTTCGCTGCCTTGATGTGGACTGGTATAAGATTACCATTCCCGAAGAACAGGCCCTGCGGATAACCCTGATGTTTTCAGACAGCAATAATGGCAACCTGGACCTTGTTCTGTACCGGGGTGAAAATGATCCCTCCTGGAAACCGGGATATGGCAACTGGGTTGCTTCGTCCTTCTCCCAGACGGATAACGAGGAAATTCTCATCCAGGCCCAGGCCGGTACCTATTATTGCCAGGTTTTCTCTTCGACTCCGGACGCCGATAATCAGTATGCACTGAAGATCGAGGGATTTTTGTATACTCCGACCGTTTATTTTTACCAGTGGATCGATGTCCCCCCGGCGGCTGCTCCGCTGTTCTTCCTCAACTCGGATGACAGCTTTGAAGAAGTGGATATCGGCTTTCCCTTTTTCTTTTTCGGTGAAGAAGTCACCAGCCTTCTTGTTTCCTCCAACGGCTATCTGACCTTCGGTGAGAATTGTGCTACCGAAGCCGAGAATAACGCCTTGCAAACCATGGTTCAGCCCCTGATTGTTATCGCTCCCTTCTGGGATGATTTAAATCCTGAAGCAGGCGGAGAGGTTTATGCCTGGCTCGATGAAGAAAGCTCTCCCCGGCGGTTTATTATTCAATGGAACGAGATGTGCTCCTACTATGCTGCACAGGGAACTGCCATCACCTTTGAGGTGATACTTTCCGAGGGGAGCAATGCGATCACTTTTCAATACAAGGATCTGCTTTTCAGGTCCCCCCAGGATGGGTACAGTTACGGCCAGTCAGCTACCGTAGGGCTCAAGTACTCCCGCTCCAATCAATTGCTGTCGCGGCTCTACTCCTATAATGGACAAAGAGCCAATGCCTACCTTGCCGATGGCCTGGCTATTTCCTTTGCTCCATCCAAGATTCAGCCCTCTCCCTTTGTTATCAGTTATGTTCCTGACTCCAGGGATCCTGATTCGCTCTCTTTCCCCAGAGACAGGGCCATTGCCATTAATTTCAGCAAGCCGATGAATCCTGACCTGACATCCTCCGCTCTGGCCATTCAGCCCCCTGTTCACGGTCAGGTCAGGTGGCTGAACAATAATCAGACGCTCTGGTTTCATCCTGATGAATACTGGGCCGGAGCACAAGCCTATACCGTATCGGTCAGCCAGACGGCGCAAGACCTCGACGGCCTTGTGCTGGCCACCGCTTTCCAGTTCACGTTTATCACCGACGAGAATCTGCCTCCCCCGCCTGTTGAAGTCGATACGCTCCCCCCGCAGGTGACACTATACCTGGATAGTAACAGAACCGATGCTGTGCCGGTATCGGCAAAAGTTTACCTTGCCTTCACCGAACCGATGGTTCCCCAGTCAGTCG is a window encoding:
- a CDS encoding Ig-like domain-containing protein; this translates as MKGRVCHLWALFGILAVSILFSFSVLLTGQPGIARGQAETGAEDDYLESSGAEEGNDTFSQATVLGPGLYEGLRCLDVDWYKITIPEEQALRITLMFSDSNNGNLDLVLYRGENDPSWKPGYGNWVASSFSQTDNEEILIQAQAGTYYCQVFSSTPDADNQYALKIEGFLYTPTVYFYQWIDVPPAAAPLFFLNSDDSFEEVDIGFPFFFFGEEVTSLLVSSNGYLTFGENCATEAENNALQTMVQPLIVIAPFWDDLNPEAGGEVYAWLDEESSPRRFIIQWNEMCSYYAAQGTAITFEVILSEGSNAITFQYKDLLFRSPQDGYSYGQSATVGLKYSRSNQLLSRLYSYNGQRANAYLADGLAISFAPSKIQPSPFVISYVPDSRDPDSLSFPRDRAIAINFSKPMNPDLTSSALAIQPPVHGQVRWLNNNQTLWFHPDEYWAGAQAYTVSVSQTAQDLDGLVLATAFQFTFITDENLPPPPVEVDTLPPQVTLYLDSNRTDAVPVSAKVYLAFTEPMVPQSVEKALSFSRTGGGEVAYTLTAQDQDHTLWTISPGQNLAYDSAYTVEVRPSALDEAGNALGTPVSLSFRTQKPPGSGPGDSLSWNTGTWGAGTWSTGTWNAGSWNFTSNWQGGWSGGSSLFSSSSSFIMPSMPSTSPFTTTGSWSGNYQFTGTGLSGVTSPAWNLPDNTALFSGLDLTTSNSWSSPSFFSPFAGSFNAAGAAFSGSGGASFPDRSFTLGGSLMYPAGNIFYDTLSYGRTSSLFFPNIFQQY
- a CDS encoding alpha-galactosidase is translated as MRRGQSPISLKGTSLSLGMDLQAGMVNLTACGQGQGQTMLLMKGIFGAAAFSRGGQGQILTTAGGSRICLESQAEVYDLGGRGMRTTLALDDAGLVLHWQITRYLDHPLITLQLSLINHTDRPMPVDWFSPLALSSDRGGELLPEIPVRNWRCLCNGFQSWSPAYVLGMHDEAIRPVNSNQLLLGYNHAWPMEYLPRLPGHFISEWLSAVVDAESGQALTVGFVTGKDQLAHIECAFGERSNPRFFLTRSMADGILLEPGKTLRSEKLMVGCHGNPLDGLDAWAKMARRETGISRIGRGSRVCRKLSPGRRVPVGWCSWSCCFRDISERIILENLAYLAGHRKSFPLDYFQIDDGYQRAIGDWEADEEKFPGGLKYLAGKIREAGLWPGLWLAPFLVQEKSDLFRQHPHWLIRDRNGCPVSAGRNWDDQLYGLDPTHPQVRDWLCSLIETVTRDFGFRLLKLDFLSSAALPGRFSDPTATRAGAFRQGLSIIRRAAGDDTFIIACGAPLAPSAGLVEAMRIGPDVSTGWENPERSAPAAGNAIRNSMIRSFIFRGLWINDPDSLIMRVNDPHLTSDEVLSLCTAAALSGGLLSLGDRMADIITDEGRRNILSRLIPPYGQAALPRDLFGPHSGPLRPPRLLDLAVKTGFDCWHVVGLFNWKETEETLELDLGHLGLATGPGHLYHACDFWQETYRGRFEQGLSLPTIPPHGCRLLGIRKDRKTPFLLASHIHFTQGAIELAGLRYDRTMHGLRADERLTVLLNPLAHHQSGILIFFFPDGLESYEIMASPAGFDGKCTQADRHLLAVEVSFDTAGEKSQVWVLQSNLPPFSTITISVSFRAGRR
- a CDS encoding NHL repeat-containing protein → MTREQKQKSNATHHEISHIFFLFILFFHLFLSLPAVQSQDDPNTSAPGQEPAVQTQEDPNALAPNREVELVGRIYGFSRQDAHSGRDIQDTAQAGGTPVFIAQNSKGNLYVTYTGQKQEVQVFDQAGKFLFRFGERGDTEQKFSSYICGLAINSRDEVYVCDVLKRKILVFDAQGKFLFSFSSVQGLAKEDKNQDTTPSHIAIDARDRVYISDTANGHVWVHDARGKYLFPLGGPEQDRFPTAAHIRFDKQGRIYILEGLANRIQVCDPKGNSLFTIGKTGSRAGQFLRISGLAIDSQTRIYVTDIVLSAVQVFDSKGEFLGVIKQIPDREESQKHFHGLAHILIGQKDLIYLIELPFHRLTVIRDKQ
- a CDS encoding NHL repeat-containing protein; this encodes MKKNIEHIGYMITILTTAILSLISLAVFPALDALAQPPPATSADTVAVGRKVRCLGTIYSVDEQGKPNLKDGLPKGIALDEAGKLFAVFLDRTEVQVFNAQGKFLYRFGKKGTGPGAFVLPMSIEVAGNGTVLVLDPELKKVLAFSNKGEFQSEFSFAESKGPHDKEPVRCTKMGLDRRNDVLYLSDSANANIKLFNLKGDFLGLFPLDRAKAVAAPGKTSFDSQGRIYIIDSINGWVQVYSSQKKLLLSFGELGARLGNLARPVAVSVNSQGNIYVLDRLLSVIQIFDPSGRVIDLIKDTDVPDGLNSAEPFDMVMDAQGTIYVSLQGPHCIKVLKDSGERRR
- a CDS encoding glycoside hydrolase family 19 protein, which codes for MCISKSVGRNGVNNKDDVKTVQIILNLNIDKLIPLRPLVEDGLIGSHTINAIEEFQRRVVRMAKPDGRIEPDGTTLRHLRKGMPSHFSEAKLRGIVIRATSVNIARYYNALNLKMIESQITTPLRRAHFLAQIAHESGDLRYSEEVASGEAYEGRLDLGNTQPGDGKRFKGRGLIQLTGRFNYKKYGDARGIDYTTDDNAKLLAADPYTAVDVSCWFWVKNNLNSLADRDDIMAVTKAVNGGYIGLEDRKAKLARAKFFLSEVAP